Proteins encoded by one window of Lathyrus oleraceus cultivar Zhongwan6 chromosome 1, CAAS_Psat_ZW6_1.0, whole genome shotgun sequence:
- the LOC127103520 gene encoding uncharacterized protein LOC127103520 — translation MELVNRDASLKVKVIIAHVAEKYRYIISYKKAWIAKCKAIESLYGNWETSYNDLPQWILVMKTYLPGTIIELQSLLVISSDGSYLGDQRIFHRLFWAFRPCIRGFPYFKPIVQVDGTWLYGKYRETLLMDVAQDGNGNIFPIASALVESETKEALSFFLKNLRIHVTPQANLCLISDRHESIKSAYNNLENEWQYPPSSHVYCIRHIAQNFMHEIKDKDLHKIVVNMGYALTEAKFNYYRGEIRRTNNDALSWIDNIPREKWARAFDGGQRWGHMTTNLAEVMNSVLKET, via the coding sequence ATGGAGCTTGTAAATCGGGACGCTTCTCTTAAGGTGAAGGTTATCATCGCTCATGTTGCTGAGAAATACAGGTATATCATATCCTACAAAAAGGCATGGATTGCAAAGTGTAAGGCAATTGAGTCGTTGTATGGAAATTGGGAGACATCTTACAACGATCTGCCGCAGTGGATACTGGTAATGAAAACATATCTACCAGGTACCATTATAGAATTACAATCCTTACTTGTGATTTCAAGTGATGGTTCATACTTGGGTGACCAAAGGATATTTCATCGTCTGTTTTGGGCGTTTCGACCATGTATACGTGGTTTCCCATATTTTAAACCTATTGTGCAGGTTGATGGAACATGGTTGTATGGCAAGTACAGAGAGACTCTATTGATGGATGTGGCACAGGATGGGAACGGGAACATATTTCCGATAGCGTCCGCATTGGTTGAAAGTGAGACAAAGGAAGCTTTGAGTTTCTTTCTTAAGAATTTAAGAATACATGTTACCCCCCAAGCAAATCTATGCCTAATATCAGACAGGCATGAATCGATAAAGAGTGCATACAACAATCTGGAAAATGAATGGCAGTATCCTCCATCATCACACGTCTATTGCATTAGGCACatcgcacaaaacttcatgcaCGAGATTAAAGACAAGGATCTGCACAAAATAGTTGTTAACATGGGTTATGCGTTAACAGAGGCAAAATTTAACTACTATCGGGGGGAAATCCGAAGAACAAACAACGACGCTTTATCATGGATAGACAACATCCCCCGGGAGAAGTGggcaagggcatttgacggagggCAACGCTGGGGTCACATGACAACTAACCTAGCAGAAGTAATGAACTCGGTGCTAAAAGAAACTTGA